One Candidatus Dependentiae bacterium DNA segment encodes these proteins:
- a CDS encoding GNAT family N-acetyltransferase, whose product MDDALGIFLNAALPIHTQRTIINFHSNYRNKIMKKYSLSKNNIIFCITLFIIASIIQFAQKNYLSLNTILSMSQFALKKYKKNASFRAIFNQLPETIVIPHFFLQKYSITHFKEFAPLILEPYFLETPLQPTDYSTSEFKYKQAAPLLWNKWINEKIGKTCSYCVFNEKNTFIGTMELQAVTQKNSPAPHQVEITGFCFPASRGTSGAQKILSLITETLFSRTQIREIYARVSYKNQRCIHFLKKCNFSEIITDEKPSKELLFKYSYQPEEP is encoded by the coding sequence ATGGACGATGCTCTGGGTATCTTCTTAAATGCGGCTTTACCTATTCACACACAACGCACGATAATCAACTTTCATTCAAATTATCGAAACAAAATTATGAAAAAATACTCTCTCTCAAAAAATAATATTATTTTCTGTATAACCCTTTTTATAATTGCAAGCATAATCCAATTTGCGCAAAAAAATTATCTTTCATTAAATACCATCTTGAGCATGAGTCAATTTGCTTTAAAAAAATATAAAAAGAATGCTTCGTTTCGAGCAATCTTTAATCAATTACCAGAAACAATCGTGATCCCGCATTTTTTTTTACAAAAATACTCAATCACTCACTTCAAAGAATTTGCTCCCTTAATTCTTGAACCATATTTTCTAGAAACTCCGCTGCAACCTACTGATTACTCAACATCTGAGTTTAAATACAAGCAAGCAGCTCCCTTGCTGTGGAATAAATGGATAAACGAAAAAATAGGAAAAACCTGTTCATACTGTGTTTTTAACGAAAAAAATACATTTATTGGCACAATGGAACTCCAAGCAGTTACTCAAAAAAATTCACCCGCACCACATCAGGTCGAAATCACAGGTTTTTGCTTTCCTGCATCACGAGGAACCTCTGGAGCACAAAAAATTCTTAGTCTAATAACTGAAACTCTTTTTTCGCGCACACAAATACGAGAAATATACGCTCGTGTTTCTTATAAAAATCAGCGCTGCATACATTTTTTAAAGAAATGTAATTTTTCAGAAATTATCACCGACGAAAAACCATCAAAAGAACTGCTTTTTAAATATTCGTATCAACCAGAAGAACCATGA
- a CDS encoding GNAT family N-acetyltransferase yields the protein MRFLVIMSICMIAVTTPIAWHIYSCEISLKNIYAISDCFLFQWNLRNEYDNTPLKNLPAHSEGKLVVLEKLNPRTFCEVIELFKNPSCSDFFFMQRNSTQVYEYDYIELLYEEYFMQLFGKMITYTVQDKSTKRIAGIIHIRDEIDETTNKRVFILGGLATPSVWGKGLSQETMKLLSTLFFQSTTSCELTAETSPYNGRCSGYLLKCGFTYSHTTHDNQLSFKLSKQNYEKILSLKK from the coding sequence ATGCGTTTTTTGGTAATAATGAGCATCTGCATGATTGCTGTTACAACACCAATTGCATGGCACATCTATTCGTGCGAAATTTCACTAAAAAATATTTACGCCATCTCCGATTGCTTTTTATTTCAATGGAATTTAAGAAATGAATACGACAACACTCCTCTCAAAAATCTTCCCGCACACTCTGAAGGAAAATTAGTCGTTCTTGAAAAACTAAATCCGCGTACCTTTTGTGAAGTAATTGAACTTTTTAAAAACCCTTCATGCTCTGACTTCTTTTTTATGCAAAGAAATAGCACACAGGTCTACGAGTACGATTACATAGAACTTTTGTACGAAGAGTACTTTATGCAACTTTTTGGAAAAATGATTACTTACACAGTACAAGACAAATCTACCAAAAGAATTGCGGGGATAATTCATATTCGCGACGAAATAGATGAAACAACAAATAAACGAGTGTTTATTTTAGGTGGACTTGCAACTCCCAGCGTATGGGGAAAAGGGCTTAGCCAAGAAACAATGAAACTTCTTTCGACTTTATTTTTTCAATCAACAACAAGTTGCGAGTTGACTGCAGAAACCTCGCCATACAATGGACGATGCTCTGGGTATCTTCTTAAATGCGGCTTTACCTATTCACACACAACGCACGATAATCAACTTTCATTCAAATTATCGAAACAAAATTATGAAAAAATACTCTCTCTCAAAAAATAA
- the ruvB gene encoding Holliday junction branch migration DNA helicase RuvB, with translation MKSTLNGPIELFNFQQKPEDIQQQDGPQTFQDYLGQEVIKQKLSVYVKACAQREEPLDHLLIFGPAGLGKTTLARVIAKELNVPFKVTSAPVLERGGDLVAILSGLAPREVLFIDEIHRLPKPVEEVLYSAMQEFAVDMMIGQGAMAKSVRLPLNPFTLIGATTKTGMISAPLQTRFGIVERLDFYTAEELGTIAEQNAKYLNISIDPDAATLIGSRARGTPRIVKRILRRVRDFAQVHGNNSHISMDLAKQGLSFLGLDDDGLSKLDREILLVLLRDFDGGPVGLETLAAITGEDKETIEDFCEPYLLRQGLLQKTPRGRQIPPSKMMALRKKFLVESISLQKSIFDETP, from the coding sequence ATGAAATCAACGCTCAACGGACCTATTGAACTTTTTAATTTTCAACAAAAACCAGAGGATATTCAACAACAAGATGGTCCCCAAACCTTTCAGGACTATCTTGGACAAGAAGTCATCAAACAAAAACTCTCCGTGTATGTCAAAGCATGTGCCCAGCGAGAAGAACCTCTTGACCATCTACTCATCTTTGGACCAGCAGGTCTTGGAAAAACAACCCTAGCAAGAGTTATCGCAAAGGAATTAAATGTTCCCTTCAAAGTCACCAGTGCTCCAGTTTTAGAGCGCGGAGGCGATCTTGTTGCGATACTTTCCGGGCTTGCACCACGAGAAGTATTATTTATCGACGAAATTCATCGGCTCCCCAAACCAGTTGAAGAAGTATTGTACTCTGCCATGCAAGAATTTGCGGTTGATATGATGATTGGCCAAGGAGCGATGGCAAAATCTGTCAGACTTCCCCTCAATCCCTTCACGCTGATTGGAGCTACCACAAAAACAGGTATGATCTCTGCACCCCTGCAAACTCGATTTGGAATCGTTGAACGGCTTGATTTTTATACAGCCGAAGAGCTTGGAACAATTGCTGAACAAAACGCAAAATACCTCAACATCTCAATCGATCCAGATGCCGCAACATTAATAGGCTCACGAGCCAGAGGAACTCCGCGAATTGTAAAACGAATTTTACGTAGAGTTCGCGATTTTGCCCAAGTGCATGGAAACAATTCTCATATTTCAATGGATCTGGCAAAACAAGGATTAAGCTTTTTGGGCTTAGATGATGATGGACTCAGTAAACTCGATCGCGAAATCCTTCTTGTATTATTAAGAGATTTTGATGGCGGACCTGTCGGCCTTGAAACCCTTGCTGCAATCACCGGCGAAGACAAAGAAACAATCGAAGATTTTTGTGAACCATACCTCCTTCGGCAAGGACTCTTACAAAAAACTCCCCGAGGAAGACAAATCCCTCCCTCAAAAATGATGGCTCTGCGGAAAAAATTTTTAGTCGAAAGCATATCTCTGCAGAAATCTATTTTTGATGAAACCCCCTAA